Below is a window of Fimbriimonadaceae bacterium DNA.
CAGGACCATTGATGCGAAAATGCCTGCAATTAACAGGCTCATCCATTTTTTCATTTCGTTTGTAACCTCCGATGTTGAGCGCACGGTGTTGAGTCCATGCCTCAATACAGACGAACACAGATGCTTGTTAAGGCGTTCCCAATCGACAAAAAACGTGGAAAACGTCCAATTATCACGTTTCGATAGTCCATTCGGACGTAATTTCAGGCTGTCCACGAAGAGTTGCGAGCACTGTGCAGTACTTTTCGTCGCTAAGTTGGACCGCTCTTTCGACGGCAACAGGGTCGAGATTTTCTCCCTTGATAACGTGCTTGACCCTTAACTTTGTAAAGGGTCTGGGCCACTCACCTGGGGGGATGCGGTCACCGTCAACCTCAATTCGGTACTCGGTAACGTTCTGTCGTTTCTTCTGAAGAACGGATAGTACGTCCATCGCCGAACAAGCGGCAAGGGAGCCGAGCAACGCTTCAACCGGGCTTGGGCCAAGACCTTGCCCGCCATAATCCGGGTGGGAGTCCATCACAAAGTTGTTCCCGCTTGACGGGTTGGCCTCAAAGGCCATGTTTCCTTTCCAGTTGACAGTTAGCATAATCGTGAGTCGTGAATCGAAGTCTTGTCGACTTCAGCCAGCCTGCAATGTGAAGACAGGCATTTCCCCCGCTATCTTAACTAGACCTTCGCGGTGGTAGTTCCTCGGCTGGCCCAAAAGGTCCTTGAGCATCGTGTATTCAGCGTGGTTTTGTATTGTTAAGAGGATCTCGTCGGGTATGGGCATCTCCTCGTCTGGAGCATCAGCGAAAGCTTTCTCGGCTACATCCCTTGTAAGGTCCAAGGCGCGGTTGCAGAGGGCTTCATCGTATTGACGGTACCGCCAGTGATAGTCGATATATGCATGACACTTCCCCTGGTTAGCGGCACGAGTGACGAGAGAACTAGCTTGGAGTCGCTCCGGTTTGAAATGGTGACGTACGATAGCCCCTGAGCAGTAAGCCATGCGGCAACCAGCTTTATGCAATTGGTAGGCGTGAAGTGTGTCCTCTGCAAATCCTAGCGCTCCAGGTCCAAGTTCAGGGTCGTAACCCTCAACCACATTCATCACCTTGCGATGCCACGCTTTATTCGCCCCAACGAGGTCGGTCCGTTTCTCAAGTACATGCGTCGTATCAGCCATGAAGCTCCGAAGAAGAGTTGACATCCATGGACGCTTGAGATGGTCTGCCATCTCAACATGACCTTGGGCAGTATCGCTGTGTCCTCTCTTGAGTGGTTCGAGAATCGCCATTAGCCACCCGGGGCCGAATAGGACATCGTCGTCTGTGAAAACCATGTACTCCGTCTCTGAGGCATGGATTACGGAATTCATCGCCCGGGCTTTGCCCTGGCGTGCCTCTGCGTAGTAATGGAGTTGGATCAATGGATGAGTGACCGACTCTACCAGGGCCTTGGTCTCTTCACGGCAGGCATTATCTACGATCCATACCTCGACGGGCTCATCGTTTCGCGCTATCTCGGAGACCATACTCTCCAGCGTTTTGGAAAGTGGCCCTTCATTGGCGTAGGTGGCGAGATAGATTGAGACGTTCGGTTCCATCAGTCTAATGAGCAGGCATGGGTACGGGCTGAGGCACTGAGCTTTGCAGCTTGACCCGATGCCCGGACAAGGCCGATTCTAGGCAGGCGTGCATGATATCAAGGACGTGAAAGGCGACCTCGCCGCCTGCACGAGCCGGGCGATTTTCGCGGATTGCCTGGACAAGATCGCGAACGCCGAGACCACGTCCGTTCTCGGGATGCGGGTGGGTGTGCGGCTGGTCCTGCCAGTCGCTCTGGCCTTTGACGCGGATTTGGATGGGGCCGCCGAATCCGTTCGGGTCGGGAACGCTGATGCTTCCTTCGGTGCCGTAGAGTTCGATGTTCGGCAGTCGGGAGGCTTGAACGTCGAAGCTGGTCGTGAGTTGAACTGCCGCGCCGTTGGCGAATTCGAGAATGGAGACGATGTGGGTGGGAGTTTCGACCTCGACGACCTTGCCGCGCTTGGCCTCGCTCGTGATGGTGCGCGTGGGGTAGGTGGTTTTGGCAACGCTGGTGACGGCTTCGACGGGACCAAGGAGCGTGACGAAAGCACTGAGGTAATAGGGGCCCATATCGAACAGGGGGCCGCCGCCCTTCTCGTAGTAGAACTCGGGGCTGGGGTGCCAGCTTTCGTGCCCCGGGCACTGCATGAAGGAGTTGCCTCCGATTACTTTGCCGAGCAGGCCGTCGTCGATGAGCTTGCGGCAGGTTTGGATGCCCGCCCCCAGGACCGTATCCGGCGCACAGCCCACGCGAAGCCCCTTTTCCTGAGCCAGCTTCATCATCTCCTGCCCTTCCTCCCTTTCCACGGCAAGCGGCTTTTCGACATAGACATGCTTGCCCGCCTGCAGGCTTGCGATGTTCACGGAGTAGTGGGCTTTGGGAACGGTGAGGTTGAGTACAAGATCGACTTCAGAATTCGCGAGCAGGGCGTCGACGGACTGAACCTGCGCGATGCCGTACTTCTCGGCGGCGGCTTTGGCTTTGTCGACATCGAGGTCGGCGCAGGAGACGACTTCGGTTTCGGCGTAGGTCGCGAGGTTTTGGAAGTAGATTCCGCTGATGGCTCCGCATCCGACGACGCCGATGCGCATGGGCTCTGAGGGCATGGCGCTAAGTAAACCCGGCAAATCTGGGTTTTGGATTTAGATTTTGGATTTTGGAAACGGAAGGTCGGGAAACGGCGCTTTCAAAGATCATTCCACACGGTGGTAGACCCAATCGTTGTAGCTGATCTGGGAACCGTCGGCTGAAATCTCATAGGGAAAGGGCTCTCCATCTGCCGCGAGAATGGTCCCCTCGTGCCAACCTGGCACGATTTGAAACGCGTTGTTTTCGATCGCGAAGAAGCCGCATTCAAGGTTAGAGTTGGACTTGAGCTCATCCTTAGCGCCGATCATTTGCTTTTCAAGATAAGTTCCGTCTGTGAAGAAGTGCAGGACACGGTAGACCTCGTCTCCACTGAGCATTCCCATCGGCTTAACCCACACACTATGCGTCTCCTTTCCGCCCCAATCATCTTGGCTGAGGTCTCTGACTGTGGGCTTTTCAAGGGGGACAAACGCGGGGTCCAGACGAATCTCTGCCGCCCTCTTCATATATAGCGCCCAAGTGTCATCCAGCTCCGCATCGTCTCTGGATATGCCCCACTGACGAAGCATGTTCCTGATCGGAGTTCCCCAAACGTAGTGGGCCATGCCAGTGTCTTCTCCAGCTAAATACGCGGTGGCCACTTCAAGCGCATCTGTCGCCTGTTCTTGGTCAAACTCGTTGGCGAGGAGAGTTGCGCCTCTTTCGAAAGTCTCTTTGTCCATGGCTGCGAGTAGGGTTCCTCTTTGCTGGAATTCTGCGAGTAACGAGCCCTTTCCTGCTTTGCTGTCAGCCTAAAAATATCGAAAATCGACACATTCAAATGACACGGCAGTGCGTTGCCCTCCCTGCCTACTCTTCCGCGAAGACGAAGTTTTCGTGGACCTTGGTCATCTCTCTCTGCATCGCGACGAGTTTTGCGTAAACGCCTTCATCCAGCGCCATAAGCTCGTCGTGAGTTCCCGACTCGACAATCTTGCCGCCGTCGAGGACAAAGAGTCGGTCGGCATTGCGGAGAGTACTAAGGCGGTGAGCAATTGCAAAAACGGTTCTGCTCTCGATGAGATGCTCAAGCGCTTCCTGAATCATGCGTTCCGTTTCAGTATCGACGCTGGCAGTGGCTTCGTCCAGAATGAGAATTCTTGGGTTGTGGAGAATGGCTCGGGCAATCGCAATTCGCTGGCGTTCGCCGCCGCTTAGACGCTGTCCTCGTTCGCCAACATAGCTGTCATAACCATCAGGGAACTTGACAATAAAGTCGTGAGCATTCGCCGCTTTGGCCGCTTCCATAACCTCTTTGAGCGTGGCCTCCGGACGTCCATAGGCGATGTTGTCCTTGACGGAGCCGGGAAAGAGATAGGATTCTTGGAGGACAACACCGACTTGACGGCGATAATCGTCAACCTTGATTTTCTTAAGGTCAACACCGTCGATTTCTATGCTGCCTTGTGTCGGATCATAAAACCGTAGAAGGAGGTTGATGAGCGTGGACTTTCCTGCACCTGAGTGACCGACGAATCCGATCATTTCTCCAGCTTTAACTTCCAGGTCGATGCCGTGCAGTACTTCCCGGGCTTTGTCGTAGCCGAAGTGAACGTCGGTCAACTTCACATCGCCCTTGATATCAGGCATCGCAACCGCGTCCGCCGAATCTGCGACATCGGCGGGAGTATCCATTATCTCAAACACTCTCTCCGCGGCAGTCAGACACCGGCTCGTCCAGTCGATGATGCGCTGGATCATCATCAGCGGTTGGTTGAGCATTGCGATATAGCCGATAAATGCAGTGAGCTCGCCGAGCGTCATCGCATTTCTGAGCACTGCATTGCCGCCGACCCACCAGACGACGATCGTGCTCAGCCCCATCGTAAAGAGCACGAGTGGGAAGAAGGTCGCCCAACTGACCTCGGCTTGATAACCGGTGTTAGCGACATCACGAACGCGACGCTCAAATTTGTCCTCTTCTCGATTCTCACCGTGAAAAGCTTTCACCACGCGCGTGCCTTGCAAAGTTCCATTGAGCGAACTGCTCATCCGCGACCAGCTATGCCAGAACCGACTCCAAACGCGCATCATTTTGCGTCTGAACAACCGCATTGCGATAGCAACAAAAGGTATGGGGAGCAACACCCAGATTGCAATCTTCCAGTTGATAAGCAGCATCGCCACGGGGATGCCAATGAGAAGCGCGCCTTGGTTGACGATGATGGGCACGCCATCGACGAGGACATCGTACAGGGCACCCGTATCGTTCGTGACACGCGACATGATGGACCCGACGTTTCGCTTGTCGAAGAACGAAAGCGACAGGCTCATGATCTTGTTGAAGAGTTGGGTACGAATATCGACGGCCACACCCATCGAGAGGAAGGCGACGTTGCGGCCCCTGGCAACTTGGATGCCCGCCAGGATCACCCTAGAGATGAGTAGACCAACGATCAGACTGATAAAAAGGCTGACCTCTTTGTTCGTGAGCACCCGATCAACCAACAGTTTGGTGAGATAAGGTGGGATCAGTTCGAGAAGAGTCGCGAATAGAATAAGGACCGTGCCAAAAAAGAGGCGCCCACGATACGGCTTTGTAAAGCCAAAGAGCCGTATTAATGTCTTGCCTCGGTTGATACAGGCGACACAGAGTTCGCTGTCTTCAGGCAGGGGCCGGCTGCACTTTGGGCAAACTCGGGGGAGTTCGCTTGCTTCCAAGTTGTCTTTGCCATCACGCAGGGCTTCAAGTTGTTTGAGCGCAGAGTTGAGGAACTTATGCTGCGATCCGGTGCCCCGAATAAGCTCAACCTCTTTGCCCTCTACAACCGCCATTAACGCGCATGCATCAACGAGATCATCAACACGGAGGTTCTTGAGCTTGGAAACTTCCCAAGTTCCGAGCTCTTGAAGACCGGCAGGTGTTTGCTCATACCGGGTGGCGGCGAGGCGGGTTACGGCCAAGTAAGCGGATCCGAGCCGTCCAACCGAATTCAAGTCTGCTTCGACAACAAACAAGGCATCTTGAAATTCCGGCAATCGATCGGCTTTTGCCGGGGCAAGAGACATGTGTCCTAAGCTTAACCTGTCAGGCGTTTGCCGCGCCTCTCATTGCTCGTAGTTTGGGCCTGAAGAGACGTTGCAATCTTGAGATCAACGCCTCCACAGACCCTTTACAGTTGACCCTCGGCTTACTGATCTGGGTGCTTCTTGGTCATCGGTTTACCTTCGATCAAGGATTTAAGGACACAAAGGAAGCCCGACCAACCGTTAACGTAGTTGCTCATGAGCTTTTGGTCCTCGACGAATCCGCTGTGTGTGATCTTGAGCGTGCATGAGCCGCCACTGCCTTGAATCTCCCAGCGCACGTGCGTCGGAGTTTCTTCCATGTAAAACCAATCGTGTTCCAGCAAGCGTCCTGGTTCGAAGCGGAGGATTTTGGTGGGACCGTTTGGTGTGTCTACGCCTTCAAAGATGTCACTCCAGCCGTAGGAGTAGACTCCGCCTTCCTTCAGCTCAACCTCTGCGGTCTTGGAAATCCA
It encodes the following:
- a CDS encoding ABC transporter ATP-binding protein; the encoded protein is MSLAPAKADRLPEFQDALFVVEADLNSVGRLGSAYLAVTRLAATRYEQTPAGLQELGTWEVSKLKNLRVDDLVDACALMAVVEGKEVELIRGTGSQHKFLNSALKQLEALRDGKDNLEASELPRVCPKCSRPLPEDSELCVACINRGKTLIRLFGFTKPYRGRLFFGTVLILFATLLELIPPYLTKLLVDRVLTNKEVSLFISLIVGLLISRVILAGIQVARGRNVAFLSMGVAVDIRTQLFNKIMSLSLSFFDKRNVGSIMSRVTNDTGALYDVLVDGVPIIVNQGALLIGIPVAMLLINWKIAIWVLLPIPFVAIAMRLFRRKMMRVWSRFWHSWSRMSSSLNGTLQGTRVVKAFHGENREEDKFERRVRDVANTGYQAEVSWATFFPLVLFTMGLSTIVVWWVGGNAVLRNAMTLGELTAFIGYIAMLNQPLMMIQRIIDWTSRCLTAAERVFEIMDTPADVADSADAVAMPDIKGDVKLTDVHFGYDKAREVLHGIDLEVKAGEMIGFVGHSGAGKSTLINLLLRFYDPTQGSIEIDGVDLKKIKVDDYRRQVGVVLQESYLFPGSVKDNIAYGRPEATLKEVMEAAKAANAHDFIVKFPDGYDSYVGERGQRLSGGERQRIAIARAILHNPRILILDEATASVDTETERMIQEALEHLIESRTVFAIAHRLSTLRNADRLFVLDGGKIVESGTHDELMALDEGVYAKLVAMQREMTKVHENFVFAEE
- a CDS encoding OsmC family protein, which codes for MAFEANPSSGNNFVMDSHPDYGGQGLGPSPVEALLGSLAACSAMDVLSVLQKKRQNVTEYRIEVDGDRIPPGEWPRPFTKLRVKHVIKGENLDPVAVERAVQLSDEKYCTVLATLRGQPEITSEWTIET
- a CDS encoding glycosyltransferase family 2 protein, which gives rise to MEPNVSIYLATYANEGPLSKTLESMVSEIARNDEPVEVWIVDNACREETKALVESVTHPLIQLHYYAEARQGKARAMNSVIHASETEYMVFTDDDVLFGPGWLMAILEPLKRGHSDTAQGHVEMADHLKRPWMSTLLRSFMADTTHVLEKRTDLVGANKAWHRKVMNVVEGYDPELGPGALGFAEDTLHAYQLHKAGCRMAYCSGAIVRHHFKPERLQASSLVTRAANQGKCHAYIDYHWRYRQYDEALCNRALDLTRDVAEKAFADAPDEEMPIPDEILLTIQNHAEYTMLKDLLGQPRNYHREGLVKIAGEMPVFTLQAG
- a CDS encoding Gfo/Idh/MocA family oxidoreductase; protein product: MPSEPMRIGVVGCGAISGIYFQNLATYAETEVVSCADLDVDKAKAAAEKYGIAQVQSVDALLANSEVDLVLNLTVPKAHYSVNIASLQAGKHVYVEKPLAVEREEGQEMMKLAQEKGLRVGCAPDTVLGAGIQTCRKLIDDGLLGKVIGGNSFMQCPGHESWHPSPEFYYEKGGGPLFDMGPYYLSAFVTLLGPVEAVTSVAKTTYPTRTITSEAKRGKVVEVETPTHIVSILEFANGAAVQLTTSFDVQASRLPNIELYGTEGSISVPDPNGFGGPIQIRVKGQSDWQDQPHTHPHPENGRGLGVRDLVQAIRENRPARAGGEVAFHVLDIMHACLESALSGHRVKLQSSVPQPVPMPAH